One Nematostella vectensis chromosome 10, jaNemVect1.1, whole genome shotgun sequence genomic window carries:
- the LOC116607203 gene encoding uncharacterized protein LOC116607203, whose translation MNVTRGKSSVIILRLIVILQGTSSISGVDKECESCYSFHDDIMTWLLSRQQCSVAGGDLVVMETKEEWAFITEQIQTKTVPDGSNESFIGMEIPDNWKKGEPLKWKNGANFTLTDKWQSGKPTANEGEQRTSSVLISRDYMFKGSLNSIGYDLQRGRICEYKKDCSQAGRVPRCIGPTTATLTTETIAASQLTPSSSATTTTIRTNTKTTESAITTSLSTSLPVILPTSSKSSSALSLEVLVVLVLLSVACIILIIIVCVWKHQHREKKRPRNFKEPIPLIEMKQVNHTPFGEQMVSPIECTVTSREGPITGHPITIRKSVITGHHITETSHYAELLGQTSDYEPLHVYGNVGRQSGNSVEYCVC comes from the exons aTGAACGTTACTCGAGGAAAATCAAGTGTGATAATTCTCAGATTGATTGTCATCCTACAAGGAACCTCAAGCATTTCTG GTGTCGATAAAGAGTGTGAATCATGCTATTCCTTCCATGATGACATCATGACATGGCTTCTCAGCCGACAACAATGCTCGGTTGCTGGTGGCGATTTGGTTGTAATGGAGACAAAGGAGGAGTGGGCGTTCATCACGGAgcaaattcaaaccaagaCGGTCCCAGACGGGTCAAACGAGTCGTTCATTGGGATGGAGATTCCTGACAATTGGAAGAAAGGAGAGCCTTTGAAGTGGAAAAACGGAGCTAACTTTACCCTCACAGACAAATGGCAATCAGGCAAGCCAACAGCGAATGAAGGAGAGCAGCGTACTTCAAGCGTGTTGATATCACGAGATTACATGTTTAAAGGATCTCTGAATTCTATAGGATATGATTTACAGAGAGGTCGCATCTGTGAATATAAGAAAG ACTGTAGCCAAGCAGGTCGTGTGCCGCGATGTATCGGCCCAACTACAGCAACCCTTACGACTGAAACGATAGCAGCTTCACAATTAACACCGTCATcttcagcaacaacaacaactatacGTACAAATACCAAGACGACGGAGTCAGCAATAACAACAAGTTTATCGACCTCACTGCCAGTTATTCTGCCGA CGTCTTCTAAGTCATCTAGCGCGCTGTCCTTGGAGGTGCTGGTGGTCCTAGTACTCCTCTCTGTGGCATGCATCATACTCATCATCATCGTGTGCGTGTGGAAACACCAGCACCGCG AAAAAAAGCGTCCAAGAAATTTCAAG GAGCCGATTCCATTGATTGAAATGAAACAAGTGAACCACACCCCATTTGGCGAACAAATGGTATCACCTATAGAGTGTACAGTGACGTCGCGGGAGGGTCCGATAACCGGTCACCCTATAACTATAAGAAAGAGTGTAATTACCGGTCACCACATAACTGAAACCAGTCATTACGCAGAGCTATTAGGCCAGACGTCAGACTACGAGCCGCTACACGTGTATGGAAACGTTGGAAGACAGAGCGGGAATAGTGTGGAGTATTGTGTGTGTTAA
- the LOC125573320 gene encoding splicing factor 3A subunit 2-like, which yields MDPGVDGVHPTHTPGTQKNGMDPGVDGVHPTHTPGTQKNGMDPGVLGVHPTNTPGTQKNGMDPGVDGVHPTHTPGTQKNGMDPCADGVHPTHTPGTQKNGMDPGVVGVHPTTHTPGTQKNGMDPGVDGVHPTHTPGTQKNGMDPGVVGVHPTHTPGTQKNGMDPGVVGVHPTHTPGTQKNGMDPGVDGVHPTHTPGTQKNGMDPCADGVHPTHIPGTQKNGMDPCADGVHPTHTPETQKNGMDPGVVGVHPTHTPGTQKNGMDPGVVGVHPTHTPGTQKNGVDPGVDGVHPTHTPETQKNGMDPGVVGVHPTHTPGTQKNGMDPGVVGVHPTHTPGTQKSAIIGSFHFLLPYGIII from the exons ATGGACCCTGGCGTGGACGGTGTCCACCCCACTCATACCCCAGGAACACAGAAGAACGGTATGGACCCTGGCGTGGACGGTGTCCACCCCACTCATACCCCAGGAACACAGAAGAACGGTATGGACCCTGGCGTGCTAGGGGTTCACCCCACTAATACCCCAGGAACACAGAAGAACGGTATGGACCCTGGCGTGGACGGGGTCCACCCCACTCATACCCCAGGAACACAGAAGAACGGTATGGACCCTTGCGCGGACGGGGTCCACCCCACTCATACCCCAGGAACACAGAAGAACGGTATGGACCCTGGCGTGGTAGGGGTCCACCCCACCACTCATACCCCAGGAACACAGAAGAACGGTATGGACCCTGGCGTGGACGGGGTCCACCCCACTCATACCCCAGGAACACAGAAGAACGGTATGGACCCTGGCGTGGTAGGGGTCCACCCCACTCATACCCCAGGAACACAGAAGAACGGTATGGACCCTGGCGTGGTAGGGGTCCACCCCACTCATACCCCAGGAACACAGAAGAACGGTATGGACCCTGGCGTGGACGGGGTCCACCCCACTCATACCCCAGGAACACAGAAGAACGGTATGGACCCTTGCGCGGACGGGGTCCACCCCACTCATATCCCAGGAACACAGAAGAACGGTATGGACCCTTGCGCGGACGGGGTCCACCCCACTCATACCCCAGAAACACAGAAGAACGGTATGGACCCTGGCGTGGTAGGGGTCCACCCCACTCATACCCCAGGAACACAGAAGAACGGTATGGACCCTGGCGTGGTAGGGGTCCACCCCACTCATACCCCAGGAACACAGAAGAACGGTGTGGACCCTGGCGTGGACGGGGTCCACCCCACTCATACCCCAGAAACACAGAAGAATGGTATGGACCCTGGCGTGGTAGGGGTCCACCCCACTCATACCCCAGGAACACAGAAGAACGGTATGGACCCTGGCGTGGTAGGGGTCCACCCCACTCATACCCCAGGAACACAGAAG AGTGCAATCATCGGTTCATTCCATTTCCTACTTCCTTATGGAATCATAATTTAG